A window of Streptomyces sp. N50 contains these coding sequences:
- a CDS encoding sugar phosphate isomerase/epimerase — MKLGFLTACLPSLSLDEIADWAAAEGYQTLEVAVWPSTGGRDFEASHLPVAAFSQDDEDATRELLRRTGLEISSLAYYENNLHPDPAAREAIRAHLRHVIDVAARLGVESVGTFIGRDPGLSVVENLREGEKILPELVDYAADRGVKIVIENCVMEGWHPDGYPGNLAYSPELWEWMFGLGFYLNWDPSHLTWIGVDPLTTIEPYIDRIVHTQAKDIELFPAERDRFGFFGTVHKGDNPWETGWWRYRVPGLGEVDWRRVVDRFHELGYTGTVSVEHEDPVWSGTEDKVKQGLRIAHRTLRPLIGEQAATE, encoded by the coding sequence ATGAAGCTCGGATTCCTGACCGCCTGCCTCCCCTCCTTGTCCCTTGACGAGATCGCCGACTGGGCTGCGGCCGAGGGCTATCAGACCCTCGAAGTCGCCGTGTGGCCCAGCACCGGCGGCCGCGATTTCGAAGCCTCCCATCTCCCCGTGGCGGCCTTCTCCCAGGACGACGAAGACGCGACCCGCGAACTGCTGCGCCGCACCGGGCTGGAGATCAGCTCCCTGGCCTACTACGAGAACAACCTGCACCCCGATCCCGCGGCCCGGGAGGCGATCAGAGCCCATCTCCGGCACGTGATCGACGTGGCGGCACGATTGGGCGTGGAGTCGGTCGGCACGTTCATCGGACGCGATCCGGGGCTCTCCGTCGTGGAGAACCTGCGCGAGGGCGAGAAGATCCTGCCCGAGCTGGTCGACTACGCGGCGGATCGCGGCGTCAAGATCGTGATCGAGAACTGCGTGATGGAGGGCTGGCACCCCGACGGCTACCCGGGCAACCTCGCCTACTCCCCCGAGCTGTGGGAGTGGATGTTCGGGCTCGGCTTCTACCTCAACTGGGACCCCTCTCACCTCACTTGGATCGGCGTCGACCCCCTCACGACGATCGAGCCGTACATCGACCGGATCGTCCACACCCAGGCCAAGGACATCGAACTCTTCCCCGCCGAGCGCGACCGGTTCGGCTTCTTCGGCACCGTGCACAAGGGCGACAACCCCTGGGAGACGGGCTGGTGGCGCTACCGGGTGCCCGGTCTGGGCGAGGTGGACTGGCGCCGTGTCGTCGACCGCTTCCACGAACTCGGCTACACAGGCACCGTCTCCGTGGAGCACGAGGACCCCGTCTGGTCCGGAACCGAGGACAAGGTGAAACAGGGACTGCGCATCGCTCACCGCACACTGCGACCACTCATCGGCGAGCAGGCAGCCACCGAATGA
- a CDS encoding NADPH:quinone reductase gives MLASWYDQQGPATEVLQFGELPDPTPGPGEVRVRVTVSGANPGDTKKRRGWTGSAMPYPRVIPHSDAAGIIDAVGDGVDARRVGTRVWVYGAQSYRPFGTAAQYTVVPGDLAVPLPDHLSDDLGASLGIPGITAHRTVFADGPVDGKLVLVNGVLGGVGSLAAQLARWGGATVIGTVRRSTELNRIDPAVVSHAVALDSGDPAAAIRAHAPDGVDRIIEVALSDNADLDDAVAANGAVIAAYATRDDRTEIPFWTLLFNNVTLRLLGSDDFPGQARRQAARDLTAAAAVGALTVDVGDRFPLADIAKAHDRIDAGGRGRVLIDTPQ, from the coding sequence ATGCTTGCGTCCTGGTACGACCAGCAGGGCCCGGCCACCGAAGTGCTCCAGTTCGGTGAGCTGCCTGACCCCACCCCCGGTCCCGGTGAGGTCCGCGTCCGCGTCACCGTCTCCGGCGCCAACCCCGGCGACACCAAGAAGCGCCGGGGCTGGACCGGCTCGGCCATGCCCTATCCGCGGGTGATCCCGCACAGCGACGCCGCCGGCATCATCGACGCCGTGGGCGATGGCGTCGACGCGCGCCGCGTCGGGACGCGCGTGTGGGTGTACGGCGCCCAGTCCTACCGTCCCTTCGGCACCGCCGCCCAGTACACCGTCGTCCCCGGCGACCTCGCCGTCCCCCTGCCCGACCACCTGTCCGACGATCTCGGCGCGAGTCTGGGCATCCCCGGTATCACCGCGCACCGCACGGTCTTCGCCGACGGTCCCGTCGACGGCAAACTGGTGCTGGTCAACGGCGTCCTCGGTGGGGTCGGCTCACTGGCCGCCCAGCTCGCCCGCTGGGGCGGCGCCACGGTCATCGGCACCGTCCGCCGCAGCACCGAACTGAACCGCATCGACCCCGCGGTCGTCTCCCACGCCGTCGCCCTCGACTCAGGCGACCCCGCCGCCGCGATCCGCGCCCACGCACCCGACGGCGTGGACCGGATCATCGAGGTTGCCCTGTCTGACAACGCCGACCTGGACGACGCCGTCGCCGCGAACGGCGCGGTCATCGCCGCCTACGCCACCCGCGACGACCGCACCGAGATCCCGTTCTGGACCCTGCTGTTCAACAACGTCACTCTGCGCCTGCTCGGCAGTGACGACTTCCCCGGCCAGGCAAGGCGCCAGGCCGCCCGCGACCTCACCGCCGCGGCCGCCGTCGGCGCCCTCACCGTCGATGTCGGGGACCGCTTCCCGCTCGCCGACATCGCCAAGGCCCACGACCGCATCGACGCCGGCGGTCGCGGGCGCGTCCTGATCGACACCCCCCAGTAA
- a CDS encoding SCO5918 family protein, whose protein sequence is MRRVIARFPFELTKSGVLESMKGIKPEQVMGESVIIGRRHYPVKQVGQVITRQDRLDFTADEVRRAMTKLGFTCRALPEAAPVGILGSLRQASTMLGTPMSV, encoded by the coding sequence ATGCGCCGCGTCATCGCCCGTTTCCCCTTCGAGCTCACCAAGAGCGGTGTGCTGGAATCGATGAAGGGCATCAAGCCCGAGCAGGTCATGGGTGAGTCCGTGATCATCGGCCGCCGTCACTACCCCGTCAAGCAGGTCGGCCAGGTCATCACCCGCCAGGACCGCCTCGACTTCACCGCCGACGAAGTCCGCCGGGCGATGACCAAGCTCGGCTTCACCTGCCGCGCCCTCCCCGAGGCCGCACCCGTAGGCATCCTCGGCTCGCTCCGGCAGGCTTCCACGATGCTCGGCACTCCCATGTCCGTCTGA
- a CDS encoding sugar ABC transporter permease has product MAVISPSGTRESPGTPDTPKQSTRGSRFRGRGRRWIPYAFLLPALALEVIVHFVPIVLGVAMSGLRVTQYQISHWWEAPFSGLGNFRIVLDFDGPTGKALAQSFFVTLGFTAVVLSGAWIVGMAAALALQRAFRGRGLLRTLFLVPYALPAYTAVITWRFIFQRDNGMLNHLLGQLGLIDSNPFWLIGHNAFWAECVVAIWRMWPFAFLILMAGMQAIPGEVYEASSIDGAGPWRQLQMITLPLLSSVNKVLVLVMFLHTFNDFSTPYILFGGSAPPAGDLISVHIYQSSFATWNFGLGSAMSVLLLLFLALVSACYLAFTRRTGHES; this is encoded by the coding sequence ATGGCAGTCATCAGTCCTTCCGGGACCCGCGAGAGCCCCGGAACCCCGGACACACCGAAACAGTCCACGCGCGGCAGCCGCTTCCGGGGGCGCGGCCGCCGCTGGATCCCGTACGCGTTCCTGCTCCCCGCCCTGGCGCTCGAAGTGATCGTCCACTTCGTGCCCATCGTGCTCGGTGTGGCGATGAGCGGCCTGCGGGTGACGCAGTACCAGATCAGCCACTGGTGGGAGGCGCCCTTCTCCGGCCTCGGGAACTTCAGGATCGTCCTGGACTTCGACGGCCCCACCGGCAAGGCACTGGCCCAGTCCTTCTTCGTCACCCTCGGCTTCACGGCCGTGGTCCTGTCCGGGGCCTGGATCGTCGGGATGGCGGCGGCGCTCGCGCTGCAACGCGCCTTCCGCGGCCGGGGGTTGCTGCGGACGCTGTTCCTCGTGCCCTACGCGCTGCCCGCTTACACCGCGGTCATCACCTGGCGTTTCATCTTCCAGCGCGACAACGGCATGCTCAACCACCTGCTCGGGCAGCTCGGGCTGATCGACTCCAACCCGTTCTGGCTGATCGGCCACAACGCCTTCTGGGCCGAGTGCGTCGTCGCGATCTGGCGGATGTGGCCCTTCGCCTTCCTGATCCTCATGGCCGGCATGCAGGCGATACCGGGCGAGGTCTACGAGGCGTCGAGCATCGACGGGGCGGGCCCGTGGCGGCAGTTGCAGATGATCACGCTGCCCCTGCTGTCCTCGGTCAACAAGGTGCTGGTCCTCGTGATGTTCCTGCACACCTTTAACGACTTCAGCACGCCGTACATCCTGTTCGGCGGCTCTGCGCCGCCGGCCGGGGACCTGATCTCCGTGCACATCTACCAAAGCTCGTTCGCCACCTGGAACTTCGGCCTCGGCTCGGCCATGAGCGTGCTGCTCCTGCTGTTCCTGGCACTGGTCAGCGCCTGCTATCTCGCCTTCACCCGGAGGACCGGCCATGAATCATGA
- a CDS encoding carbohydrate ABC transporter permease, with product MNHDTPGYRLFRYVTLTLLSVFVLAPLYVMLASSLKTLPDVQGEFTWFPSSPTFQSFIDIWHTVPLAQYFVNSLIVAVSATVLSVLVAVFASYALSRWTFPGSGSFKSAVLATQMFPGILFLLPLYLLFVYADQNLGTDLVGTRTGLIVTYLTFSLPFAVWMLVGYFDTVPRDLDEAAKVDGAGPLRTLLQIIVPAATPGIVAVCIYAFMTAWGEVLFASVLTDEQSRTLAVGLQAYSTEANVYWNQVMAASLVVSVPVVAGFLLLQRFLITGFTAGAVK from the coding sequence ATGAATCATGACACCCCGGGCTACCGGCTCTTCCGGTACGTCACGCTGACGCTGCTGTCGGTGTTCGTCCTGGCCCCGCTGTACGTCATGCTCGCCTCTTCGCTGAAGACGCTCCCCGACGTGCAGGGCGAGTTCACCTGGTTCCCGTCGTCGCCGACGTTCCAGTCCTTCATCGACATCTGGCACACCGTGCCGCTGGCCCAGTACTTCGTCAACTCCCTGATCGTGGCCGTGTCCGCGACCGTGCTGTCGGTACTGGTGGCGGTCTTCGCCTCCTACGCGCTGAGCCGCTGGACGTTTCCCGGCAGCGGCAGCTTCAAGTCGGCGGTGCTCGCCACCCAGATGTTCCCCGGCATCCTCTTCCTGCTGCCGCTGTACCTGCTCTTCGTCTACGCCGACCAGAACCTCGGCACCGACCTCGTGGGCACCCGCACCGGTCTCATCGTCACCTACCTGACCTTCTCCCTGCCGTTCGCTGTGTGGATGCTGGTCGGCTACTTCGACACGGTGCCGCGTGACCTCGACGAGGCGGCGAAGGTGGACGGCGCCGGCCCGCTGCGCACCCTGCTGCAGATCATCGTGCCCGCCGCGACACCCGGGATCGTCGCCGTGTGCATCTACGCCTTCATGACGGCCTGGGGGGAGGTGCTGTTCGCCTCGGTCCTCACCGACGAGCAGAGCCGCACCCTGGCCGTGGGTCTGCAGGCCTACTCCACGGAGGCGAACGTCTACTGGAACCAGGTCATGGCCGCCTCCCTGGTCGTGTCCGTACCCGTGGTCGCCGGCTTCCTCCTCCTCCAGCGCTTCCTCATCACCGGATTCACCGCCGGCGCGGTGAAGTGA
- a CDS encoding Gfo/Idh/MocA family oxidoreductase gives MNRSTPRARIGVVGAGMVFDAYARGLAWYGDLPIIRIADIDVGRARAKAEQHGIPAYGTPAELYADPDVDVVVNITPPVAHWAVTRDALAAGKHVYSEKPLAATVTLARENLAQAKAAGRVLAGAPDTFLGTAGQTARAAIDGGLIGTPFAATSFVRSSKVEAKHPNPGFFFQPGGGPTLDWGPYHVAALVNLLGPVAEVVGTSTIPSPRITVTTPDRVVDEVEVTVPTTVAAILRTTSGAIVSTLYSFDIWDMTLPHIEVYGTEGTLNIPDPNRHDAPVLIKRRTDTDWSELPPVIPPTRAPEAGPFRGHGVNDLVESLRGQPLRVPGEFALHVLEVLEAIEQSTFAAGARAITSRAERPAPAALPQSVSA, from the coding sequence GTGAACCGATCCACCCCTCGTGCACGCATCGGCGTCGTCGGCGCCGGCATGGTCTTCGACGCCTACGCCCGAGGACTTGCCTGGTACGGCGACCTGCCCATCATCAGGATCGCCGACATCGACGTCGGCAGGGCCCGCGCCAAGGCCGAGCAGCACGGCATCCCCGCGTACGGCACGCCCGCCGAGCTCTACGCGGACCCCGACGTCGACGTCGTCGTCAACATCACGCCCCCCGTGGCCCATTGGGCGGTGACCCGGGACGCGCTCGCCGCCGGCAAGCACGTCTACAGCGAGAAGCCCCTCGCCGCGACGGTCACCCTGGCCCGCGAGAACCTTGCACAGGCAAAGGCGGCCGGGCGCGTCCTCGCCGGCGCCCCCGACACCTTCCTCGGCACGGCGGGTCAGACGGCACGGGCGGCCATCGACGGCGGCCTGATCGGCACGCCCTTCGCCGCCACGTCCTTCGTCCGCTCGTCCAAGGTCGAGGCCAAGCACCCCAACCCCGGCTTCTTCTTCCAGCCCGGCGGCGGCCCGACCCTCGACTGGGGCCCTTACCACGTGGCCGCCCTGGTCAACCTGCTCGGACCCGTCGCCGAAGTCGTCGGCACCAGCACGATCCCGAGCCCCCGCATCACCGTGACCACCCCGGACCGCGTCGTCGACGAGGTCGAGGTCACCGTCCCCACGACCGTCGCCGCCATCCTCCGCACGACCTCCGGCGCGATCGTCTCCACCCTCTACAGCTTCGACATCTGGGACATGACCCTGCCCCACATCGAGGTCTACGGCACCGAGGGCACCCTGAACATCCCCGACCCGAACCGCCACGACGCCCCGGTCCTCATCAAGCGCCGTACGGACACGGACTGGTCCGAGCTCCCGCCGGTCATCCCGCCCACCCGCGCCCCGGAAGCCGGCCCCTTCCGCGGCCACGGCGTGAACGACCTCGTCGAGTCCCTGCGCGGTCAACCGCTGCGCGTCCCGGGCGAGTTCGCACTGCACGTGCTCGAAGTGCTGGAAGCCATCGAGCAGTCGACGTTCGCCGCGGGAGCCCGGGCCATCACCAGCCGAGCCGAGCGGCCCGCGCCCGCGGCCCTCCCGCAGTCCGTCTCCGCCTGA
- a CDS encoding PadR family transcriptional regulator, with protein MLELAILGFLAAGPLPGHGLRRRITHLTGYSRPVSDGTLYPAINRLTKAGLIERRPAPEAGGGRYVLNLTAAGREDMLRRLREPAEHELTDFSRWFTILAFLSLLPDSAEQHAVLRRRLDFLEAPASFFYDGDTPLRAEQVTDPYRRGMLLTARATSRAERAWLHEILDGDGSRAADEQPHPQTHTRDRKD; from the coding sequence ATGCTTGAACTCGCGATACTCGGTTTCCTCGCCGCGGGCCCCCTGCCCGGTCACGGGCTGCGCCGCCGCATCACGCACCTGACCGGCTACAGCCGTCCGGTCAGCGACGGCACCCTCTACCCGGCGATCAACCGGCTGACGAAGGCCGGGCTGATCGAACGGCGCCCCGCACCAGAGGCGGGCGGCGGCCGGTACGTGCTGAACCTGACCGCGGCGGGACGCGAGGACATGCTGCGGCGGCTGCGGGAACCTGCCGAGCACGAGCTCACCGACTTCTCCCGCTGGTTCACGATCCTGGCGTTCCTCTCGCTGCTGCCCGACAGCGCCGAGCAGCACGCCGTGCTGCGCCGCCGCCTGGACTTCCTGGAGGCTCCCGCCAGCTTCTTCTACGACGGCGACACCCCGCTGCGCGCCGAGCAGGTCACCGACCCTTACCGGCGCGGCATGCTGCTCACCGCCCGCGCCACCAGCCGCGCCGAACGCGCCTGGCTCCACGAGATCCTGGACGGCGACGGCAGCCGAGCGGCGGACGAACAGCCCCACCCGCAGACCCACACCCGTGATCGGAAGGACTGA
- a CDS encoding MerR family transcriptional regulator, with protein sequence MTADDLFGRIDDEDYPAYTMGRAAELLGTTQGFLRAIGEARLITPLRSEGGHRRYSRYQLRIAARARELVDHGTSVEAACRIIVLEDQLEEAQRINAEYRRAAEAANPRPTA encoded by the coding sequence ATGACAGCAGACGACTTGTTCGGCCGTATCGACGACGAGGACTACCCCGCCTACACGATGGGCCGGGCCGCCGAGCTCCTCGGCACCACCCAGGGCTTCCTGCGCGCCATCGGCGAAGCCCGCCTCATCACCCCGCTCCGCTCCGAGGGCGGACACCGCCGCTACTCCCGCTACCAGTTGCGCATCGCCGCCCGCGCCCGGGAACTGGTCGACCACGGCACGTCCGTCGAGGCCGCCTGCCGCATCATCGTCCTCGAAGACCAGCTCGAAGAAGCCCAGCGCATCAACGCCGAATACCGCCGTGCTGCCGAAGCGGCGAACCCGAGGCCCACGGCCTGA
- a CDS encoding ATP-binding protein, whose amino-acid sequence MNAVSVNVATVRSETSVAGARESARDFLGGLLRPIAAEGVGAVVLVVSELVTNALRLGSGTCTLALTAHPDSIEVSVHRDSPKAPRMRAPDLNGGTGGCGWPMVDCLTRTTAVTRRAAGGKTVSALLVR is encoded by the coding sequence ATGAACGCAGTGAGCGTCAACGTCGCGACCGTCCGCTCCGAGACCTCCGTAGCCGGTGCACGCGAAAGCGCTCGGGACTTCCTCGGAGGTCTCCTACGTCCGATCGCGGCCGAGGGGGTCGGCGCCGTGGTCCTGGTCGTCTCGGAGCTCGTCACCAACGCCCTGCGCCTCGGCAGCGGCACCTGCACCCTGGCGCTGACCGCGCACCCGGACAGCATCGAGGTGTCCGTGCACCGCGACAGCCCGAAAGCGCCGCGTATGCGCGCCCCCGACCTGAACGGCGGCACGGGAGGCTGCGGCTGGCCCATGGTCGACTGCCTCACCCGCACCACTGCCGTGACCCGCCGGGCGGCCGGCGGCAAGACCGTGAGCGCCCTCCTTGTCCGGTAA
- a CDS encoding sugar ABC transporter substrate-binding protein, with amino-acid sequence MQRRTRAVALAAAAMLAGAGVTACGGSSSSASGDKTITYWATNQSTSLDADKKILQPEIDKFTQQTGVKVKLEVIPSADLLNRILAATTSGKGPDVLNIGNTWSASLQATGAFVAWDKELLAKVGGESRFLPAALKSTGATGKDPASLPLYTSSYELFYNKKLFKAANITSPPKTWSEFVADARKLTKDTNSDGKTDQWGLGLQGASSSFAAHFAFILGTQHGAEVFDGHTPKFDDTGMVDGIDQWLSWIGKDGIVNPSDAEMTDKVALLQNFASGKAGMILAQSSTGLTLGQYKMTTADYGVVPVPAQDPAVAGGKDIGSFVGGINVAIFKNTGNLDGSTQFVKFLTSAKEQVYLNKTYGTLPSVTDAKDPAFDTSTLAVARQTLDSRAVPLPQIAEESQFETLVGQAMSSFAAQTATGKQPGKARIKSEMTAADQKLEAGN; translated from the coding sequence ATGCAGCGCAGAACCCGTGCAGTCGCGCTCGCGGCTGCCGCGATGCTGGCAGGCGCCGGTGTCACGGCGTGCGGCGGCAGCTCCAGCTCCGCCTCCGGAGACAAGACCATCACCTACTGGGCGACCAACCAGAGCACGAGCCTCGACGCGGACAAGAAGATCCTCCAGCCGGAGATCGACAAGTTCACCCAACAGACCGGCGTCAAGGTCAAGTTGGAGGTCATCCCCTCCGCCGACCTGCTCAACCGCATCCTCGCGGCGACGACCAGCGGCAAGGGCCCCGACGTACTCAACATCGGCAACACCTGGTCCGCGTCACTCCAGGCGACCGGAGCCTTCGTCGCGTGGGACAAGGAACTGCTGGCCAAGGTCGGCGGCGAGTCCCGCTTCCTGCCCGCCGCGCTCAAGTCCACGGGCGCCACGGGCAAGGACCCGGCGAGCCTGCCGCTCTACACCAGTTCGTACGAACTCTTCTACAACAAGAAGCTGTTCAAGGCCGCGAACATCACCTCGCCGCCGAAGACCTGGAGCGAGTTCGTCGCCGACGCGCGCAAGCTCACCAAGGACACCAACAGCGACGGCAAGACCGACCAGTGGGGCCTCGGGTTGCAGGGCGCCTCGTCCTCGTTCGCCGCGCACTTCGCGTTCATCCTCGGCACCCAGCACGGAGCCGAGGTCTTCGACGGCCACACCCCGAAGTTCGACGACACGGGCATGGTCGACGGGATCGACCAGTGGCTGTCCTGGATCGGCAAGGACGGCATCGTCAACCCGTCCGACGCCGAGATGACCGACAAGGTCGCCCTCCTGCAGAACTTCGCGTCCGGCAAGGCCGGCATGATCCTCGCCCAGTCGTCGACCGGCCTGACGCTCGGCCAGTACAAGATGACCACGGCCGACTACGGCGTCGTCCCGGTACCGGCCCAGGACCCGGCGGTCGCGGGCGGCAAGGACATCGGCTCGTTCGTCGGCGGCATCAACGTGGCGATCTTCAAGAACACCGGGAACCTCGACGGCTCCACCCAGTTCGTGAAGTTCCTGACCAGCGCCAAGGAACAGGTGTACCTCAACAAGACCTACGGGACGCTGCCCTCGGTCACGGACGCGAAGGACCCCGCGTTCGACACCTCGACGCTGGCCGTGGCCCGGCAGACTCTCGACTCCCGGGCCGTACCGCTTCCGCAGATCGCCGAGGAATCCCAGTTCGAGACCCTGGTCGGCCAGGCGATGAGCTCCTTCGCCGCGCAGACCGCGACCGGAAAGCAGCCCGGCAAGGCCAGGATCAAGAGCGAGATGACCGCGGCCGACCAGAAGCTCGAAGCCGGCAACTAG
- a CDS encoding Gfo/Idh/MocA family oxidoreductase, with translation MPRPRVAVLGAGMIAGVHVRSARAAGADVVGILASSPERSRAVAHDWQIGAGYPDVDAVLSDDRVDVVHICTPNHLHVAQARAALLAGKHVVCEKPIATSAADARLLADTATAAGRIATVPFVYRYHPVVRELRARVLAGDFGPWQLLHGSYLQDWLLSPTSTSWRVDAVAGGPSRAFADIGSHWFDLVEWVAGVRIAEVLAETATTVAERPGAGGPSFSGGSLASSVRVPVTTEDAVGVLGRTTDGVLVSTTVSQVSAGRKNRLWFELDGAHASAVFDQELPESLWLGYGNRTETVVRDPASNSLEANRLSLVPAGHAQGYLECFENFVKDTYAALRGETPQGLPTVLDGVRAAHLVDAVLASADRRAWTPVPG, from the coding sequence ATCCCACGCCCACGGGTCGCCGTCCTCGGCGCGGGCATGATCGCTGGGGTACACGTCCGCAGCGCCCGCGCGGCCGGCGCCGACGTGGTCGGCATCCTGGCCTCCTCACCCGAGCGCAGCCGGGCGGTCGCGCACGACTGGCAGATCGGCGCCGGCTATCCGGACGTCGACGCCGTCCTGAGCGACGACCGCGTCGACGTGGTGCACATCTGCACGCCCAACCACCTCCACGTCGCCCAGGCGCGCGCCGCGCTGCTCGCCGGCAAGCACGTCGTCTGCGAGAAGCCGATCGCCACCTCGGCGGCCGACGCCCGGTTGCTCGCCGACACCGCCACGGCCGCGGGCCGGATCGCCACCGTGCCGTTCGTCTACCGCTATCACCCCGTGGTCCGCGAACTGCGGGCCCGGGTCCTGGCCGGCGACTTCGGTCCCTGGCAGCTGCTGCACGGTTCGTATCTCCAGGACTGGCTGCTCTCGCCGACGAGCACCAGCTGGCGGGTGGACGCGGTGGCCGGCGGCCCGTCGAGGGCCTTCGCCGACATCGGCTCGCACTGGTTCGACCTCGTGGAGTGGGTGGCCGGGGTCAGGATCGCCGAGGTGCTGGCGGAGACCGCCACGACGGTGGCCGAACGGCCCGGTGCCGGAGGCCCGTCGTTCTCCGGGGGGTCGCTCGCGTCCTCCGTGCGCGTCCCGGTCACCACGGAGGACGCGGTCGGCGTGCTCGGACGGACGACGGACGGGGTCCTGGTGTCCACGACCGTCTCGCAGGTCTCGGCCGGCCGGAAGAACCGGCTGTGGTTCGAACTCGACGGCGCGCACGCAAGCGCCGTCTTCGACCAGGAACTGCCCGAGTCCCTGTGGCTCGGCTACGGCAACCGCACCGAGACGGTGGTCCGCGATCCGGCGTCCAACTCCCTTGAGGCGAACCGGCTCTCGCTCGTACCGGCCGGACACGCGCAGGGCTACCTGGAGTGCTTCGAGAACTTCGTCAAGGACACCTACGCGGCTCTGCGCGGCGAGACTCCGCAGGGCCTGCCCACCGTGCTCGACGGTGTCCGGGCCGCCCACCTCGTCGACGCGGTCCTGGCCTCGGCCGACCGGCGCGCGTGGACCCCGGTGCCCGGCTGA
- a CDS encoding ROK family transcriptional regulator, translating to MAARLGAPSSGSRRHPDAVRSQIARLIAAGEASHRLDLSRLTGLSRSSIHTHVQDLVDAGLLLGEDAGGGGRGRPALRLSLAGDAGVVLVADLTTFSTRCLVTDLTQRVLADRTLPWQLAEGPERTVNLLVDQFTDLLEQAKVPADRPRVLVVGLPGPVDVARGMAVRPPIMPGWDGFPVAERLGGALGCPVLVDNDVNLMALGEARTVPPEQLPVLFVTVGAGIGAGFVLADGTLHRGADGAAGDIGHIRVPGAEEVVCRCGKAGCVEAVASTAALARRLAATGEPPLDVAEDGAAMRDFLARLRDGLPDALHAARAAGVALGEVIALCIHMLNPRHVVVGGEIVEASDDLLSAVRGVVYRQALPLATRELSITRSELGRDAAMVGAMVLGIEHLLSPAGIGRFLGPRTTT from the coding sequence GTGGCAGCACGACTGGGGGCCCCGAGCAGCGGCTCGCGCCGGCACCCCGACGCGGTGCGCAGCCAGATAGCCCGGCTGATCGCGGCCGGCGAGGCGTCCCACCGGCTGGACCTGTCCCGGCTCACCGGGCTCTCCCGGTCCTCGATCCACACGCACGTACAGGATCTGGTGGACGCGGGTCTGTTGCTCGGGGAGGACGCCGGTGGTGGGGGCAGAGGCAGGCCGGCACTGCGGCTCAGCCTCGCGGGAGACGCGGGCGTCGTGCTCGTCGCCGACCTCACCACCTTCTCGACGCGCTGCCTGGTGACCGACCTGACCCAACGGGTGCTCGCCGACAGGACCTTGCCCTGGCAGCTCGCCGAGGGCCCGGAGCGCACCGTGAACCTTCTGGTCGACCAGTTCACCGACCTGCTCGAACAGGCGAAGGTCCCGGCGGACCGGCCCCGCGTCCTGGTCGTCGGACTGCCGGGCCCGGTGGACGTGGCACGCGGTATGGCGGTCCGCCCGCCGATCATGCCGGGCTGGGACGGCTTCCCGGTGGCCGAGCGGCTCGGGGGCGCGCTCGGCTGCCCCGTCCTGGTGGACAACGACGTCAACCTCATGGCGCTCGGCGAGGCGCGGACGGTGCCGCCCGAGCAGTTGCCCGTGCTGTTCGTGACCGTCGGCGCCGGCATCGGCGCCGGGTTCGTGCTCGCCGACGGGACGCTGCACCGGGGCGCCGACGGCGCGGCCGGAGACATCGGGCACATCCGTGTCCCGGGCGCGGAGGAGGTGGTGTGCCGGTGCGGAAAGGCCGGCTGTGTCGAGGCGGTGGCGTCCACGGCTGCCCTCGCACGGCGCCTCGCGGCGACCGGTGAACCGCCCCTCGACGTGGCGGAGGACGGTGCCGCGATGCGGGACTTCCTGGCCCGGCTGCGCGACGGCCTGCCGGACGCGCTGCACGCTGCCCGCGCCGCCGGGGTGGCGCTGGGCGAGGTGATCGCCCTGTGCATCCACATGCTGAACCCCCGGCACGTCGTGGTCGGCGGAGAGATCGTCGAGGCCAGTGACGACCTGCTCTCCGCGGTACGGGGCGTGGTGTACCGGCAGGCCCTGCCCCTCGCCACCCGCGAACTGTCCATCACCCGCAGCGAGTTGGGGCGGGACGCGGCGATGGTCGGTGCGATGGTGTTGGGCATCGAGCACCTGCTCTCACCGGCCGGGATCGGGCGCTTCCTGGGGCCGCGCACCACCACCTGA